In Schistocerca gregaria isolate iqSchGreg1 unplaced genomic scaffold, iqSchGreg1.2 ptg001545l, whole genome shotgun sequence, the sequence TATTGTAAATTGGTGATACCGTTTTTAgtaacaataaattttattgtaaatatgcATGCAATAGCACGTATGCGCGCATACTTATACGTGCTATTGCATGCATATTTATATATGCTATTACGTAATACGAGTATTATTGTATATACGTATGTTAATtatactaagtattttaatatattttttttatgtaaaacatattacaatttatttattgagTTGCTATATAATTGTAACTATGTAGtattcaaatatatattttttacaaatataaagttatatgagtttatttttaaatttataaagcaatttattttgtctgtgttttttatttttttttatataatatacatttttttgttattgttattattttctaaaaattttattgtatttattataaCGGGATTTTTTATTAATTCTACTAGGTATGTTTTATGTGAAtcatatatatttatattacaatttattttaGCTTTTATATCTTTCTTTCTTAATAAAAAAGTTCTTATAAAAGAATTATGTGTGTTTAGATATAAAAGTATATTGATACACGTATACATGTATTGTATACAATACATGTATACGTGTATCAATATACTTTTATATCTAAACACACATAATTCTTTTATAAGAACTTTTTTATTAAGAAAGAAAGATATAAAAGCtaaaataaattgtaatataaatatatatgaTTCATtgttgtacaaaattttaaaaaattacggtTATATAAATGCATCATCCATGAATGTTGcttttaaaataaaagattttgtATGATCACATATAATGTATATATACTATATGTACGGGGAAGTTGGTTGATGAATGAATTTTAATTCATctaaaaaaattgataaaagatCTAGATTATTTTATGTTAAGTATAATATAAATTGAGTTAAAgctaataattttaataaatttttaaaatttttttttcttaagaaaggttatttaggtttaggcttagattttataaaaatattatcacttgatttaaaaaaaaaaaattgggttaaTTTTTTATTAGAGTTagtatttaattatatatatttaaatatgtctgataTTTTATATTTAGAAATTTTGATTAAAAGATTTAGATTTagtacaaaatttttttttaaaaattttctaaaaaaattagattataagaatatatatgtattggaagatgtaaaatttttaaatgatttttttttagagaCAGAacttttaaagttattttttaacGACAAGTCGTTATATTTTAGTgtgattccttttttaaaaaataatagtaaGTTAAATTTAGACGATGAGGAATTTAATAAAAACTTCTGACAGTGATTTATTGGTATTGTGATGTTTTTAGTGAAAGTGACAAAAATTGTGTTATATGTACCGTACGCTGTGTGTATAcgtatttttgtgttaattttttttttctttaaaatgatttttatatTATCTATAATACCTATATTAACTATATATTATATTACGTATACGTAATATAATATATAGTTAATATAGGTATTATAGATAATATAAAAATCATTTTAATTGTATATATTAAATGAAATGTAaaggaattaaataaattaaattattaattaatataataataagTTAAATTGATAATATTTATATAAGTTGTAtaagagtttttatttattttatagtatATGTCAAATAATCCTACAAAAACGGTTTTGTATATAAcatttgttactgctgctaaatTTATAGGTGCAGGGTTAGCAACTATAGGGGTTGTTGGTGCTGGTGCTGGTATAGGTATATTGTTTTCTGGATTAATTCAAGGATTAGCTAGAAATCCGTATACGGTAGATATTTTGTTTAGATATACTTTATTAGGATTTGCGTTAACGGAAGCAATGGGATTGATGGCTATCATGATGGCATTTTTGATATTATATACTTAATAATAGATgatatattatataatatatatatatatatgtaatattcgaaaaaaattaaaatttaagttttatgctagtgttattgatattatttttttttatactttGTAAGGTAATTATTTTTTTACGAGTTGATACATATGTATATATGTGATATATGTATGCGGTATATATAAACATACGGGATTTATTATTAAGGGTATATTTTAATATTGAATTATATGATGAATATATTATcaattatttacaattaaataattttattgctaCAATAATTATTGGTTTCTTATTGTTAGTTGTAGGtatattgttaatttattacatGTTAGTATGTGTATATAAAATTGTACGTGCTTttatacattttttacattttattttttttaaaaaaaataaaatgtatcttAGGAGTATTATATTATCTATATCTTCTTTGATAGTTAAGGCGGTtaagtttatttttaaaagtttaggATCTAAATTACTTACTAGTTTTGTATTaaacaatatttcttttattttattaattgaattATGATTTTGTTTTAGATATGTTATACTATATTTATATAATGTTTTGTTACAACTAAAGTTTAAGTTTATGAAgcatacaaaaaatatatattttataataaaatatatattttttgtatgcTTCATAAACTTAAACTTTAGTTGTAACAAAACATTATATAAATATAGTATAACATATCTAAAACAAAATCATaattcaattaataaaataaaagaaatattgtttAATACAAAACTAGTAAGTAATTTAGATCCTTTCATATTGTATTTTAATGAAAGGGGTGATAATAATCAAGTAAATGTTGATATATTATTTCAATTTGCATACATTCTTAATATAGAATTATTGCATGTAACGTTAAGTAAGAAAGTTTTTTTAGTAAAAGAAGACGaatttgtaaatttattaaaaaatataattataaattatgatttactttataattatatcactaatgaatattctattgaaataaaaaatagacatttattatttttaaacttaaaaaaaattttaaaaaaatttttgaaaagagaaatatATTATCATGACAatatattatataaaaaattaatattacatATTTGTAATCTATTTAATGAAACTAGTATAAAAAATAATTTCGATTATAATAAAAATATGCATAATTTCGTTGCCGGTAAATGTAATTTAATGTTAAATAGGTCTAGAACCGATTTGTTTTTGATAGATGAttactattttttatttggtaTTGATTTGAGTAGTACATTTTTTAGTATAAAAACTTTTATACCTTTAAAcaaatattgtaataataatatattacCCGTATATAGTAATATATTGTATatacattttataaaaaataaagatttaattATTTACAATACATTTGAGGATAAAATGAGTAAttacatatataatatatataatgtaTGTGACGAAAAGAATTTTAATAGTTTAGCTattctaattattttattattaaataatgataGAATTTATTACGAATATTGTAGTTTTAcaagtataattaattttttttatacttcgAGTGGACATAAAATTTTCCCTTCTTTATATAGATTGGTGGTTGACGTAATGTATAGTGATATTAGGTATATCGTATAAGAAAGTATAGTATtagtgatgtatatatatatataatatttaagaaataaagattttattatgttatattgtttttttaaaaaaaagaaagtaaaaacatattttaataagAAAGTGTCGTCGTTTTATTGACGTTTATGAAAAAAAGTTAAGTGACTTAATAAGAATGTATTTTTATATAGTAAtggtataaatttatttaaaaaaataaaatattattataacAATGATAAAAAATCATATAAAAAACAGTAACGTAAAAGTATATTTatagttataaaataaaatttaatttatgaagaaaaaaagtcctgtaaatgataaaaattatggagatgttttgtttaaatttcatttagataataagaaatcaaatttttttagaaaaaaacgaattcgtttttttctaaaaaaatttgatttcttattatctaaatgaaatttaaacaaaactaaattaaaattatttaatgatacattttgtacaaaaaataagtattttgacaaaaaattaaaatttgttaataaatatatatttaatattttattgtataaagataataataaaaacaacagacGTAATGTAAGTGACAAATatttatattatataataaatgatTATTATACAGAtactaaagtttttttaaaaagtaaaagtaattatttttactcGAATTGAAATTTTAAATCATTGAACGTGAACGTGTTGTCTGAAAAATATAAATTGGAAAATAAGAGTATATTTACTAATAATAGTAAATACTTTAGTGAAATCAAAGTTAGTTTAACAAAAACAATATTTAATCATATTGTTAAACTAACTTTGATTTCACTAAAGTATTTACTATTATTAGTAAAAGTTCAATGGATAACAATAATATTATTGCTAATAGTTGGTATACTATTAATATATAATATAGTTATAGTGGATGATATatataagttttttttatataaggtTAATGAATTATttagtacattattttttcaatctttttttttttttgatgaatttttttttaaaaaatattttttttttgatttttcgtattttttttcagtttcaaagtCTGGAATTAGTTTATTATTAGAACAATTGATTGAACTATTAAGGGAAGATACTGATTTaggatttttgttttttactttcctTTATCCGTTCGGTTTATGAATAGGGTCCAATATAATAGAATTGGTTGAAACTTATATTTTACCTTACGTTTCTCCCTTTTttccacaattttatttttttttagaagaatgaattgaattttttttttccaaaaatgtattaTATAACTTATTTCCTCCGTATTTAGCATTGTATACAAAGTATATTGATACGCATAGTGGATTAATTTTTTCAATAGCTGATATTGAATATAAAACAATATCAGctattgaaaaaattaaagtatttAAATATACGTATATGGAGTCATGGTTTGGCGAATTTAAATCGATTAAAGTTATATCTCCATGGAGGGAGTAtatgaataatagtaaattaccgTTAACTATGGAATATAATGTGTACTATAAATTATATGTATTATACaataatagtaattttttttttattaattatgatATATTGCATAATGCCTTTAAAACTTTTGTACCAAATATTTTTAATGGTTATTACTATATATTTAATACAATCAATTTGTTGGAAATAAATATGAATACTCATTCATATTATTGTAAAAACACTTTTAACATTGAGGAGTGagaattaataaaaattatgtctAATAAAATTCGTGAATTAGTAAATAGGAATTGTGTTGTGTATAAttcttattttttaataaaaaaaattttggaTTTGTTGTTTATAAcgaattataattttttaaaatttatgtgtgtAAATACATACGAATGTATGAGGTACATGTATTGCGATACGTCCTTTATTAGTAAAATAAGTTATAAGTTATATTGTTGTATAAACGAAATAACATACGTATACGATATgcataataaatatatttcattaaaattgtaTGTTAATAAATTATATAGAATTACGATGTATAATTTGTATTGATATGCATGAGAAGCATTATTTTTGGGACAATGTATAATGAATGTGTACGCAAAATGGTTATTGATGTATATTAGGTATAGAGATATACCGTTATATTTATCTAGGTTTTGGTCTGTTTATTTAGCAGATTTATTTCATCTTACATCTTTTAACGAAAAATACTTTTTTGGTTTTattaaaaagcattttattttaacAGAAACTTATATTAGGATGATGGAATTTAGAGAGGCATATCTTACTTCGAAAAGTACTGTAATTGCTAATTTAAGTAGgataaatgaaatgaatgaaattttatacGAAAATTATAAAAATCAGTGATTTTTGTATGAAGAAGAAATTATTTCAGGTTTAAAGGATAAGAATATTATTGCTTCCGGTAGAAGAAGGGAGAACATATTTTGTGGAAATTATAATTATGCTATTACTGATAAGATAGTTGATAAGGAAGACATACGTATTTATGtctatattcttcattttttcttgGAAGAAATTGTATACAATTTCTTCcaagaaaaaatgaagaatatagaCATAAATACGTATGTACAAGACATAAATTCATTTATgttttacacaaaatttttaaTACTTTCATTATCAGAACAATATAAATTTTTGGTTTATGCGTACAATTTAATAGATAACTGTTTAAATACAAttaattatatttatataaataatttttttatatcaataattattgataaatgtagttttattttaagaaaattttttttatatttttatgatttGGTTTATTTAAGAGAATTTTTTGGTAATTTGGATAGTATGAATTATAGAGCTGATTTAAATTTGTCTAAGGTGATAGTTTATTTGACTAACCCTTATTCTGAGTTTAAGTTAAAACACTTTGTTGACTGAAAAGGAATGGCTTTAGATTATAAGAATGTAATTATTGATAAAAATAGTATTTTTAGTTTAATGTTAAAAGATggtatattttttttcaaaaagttacctagaagtaatttttttttagatgagtatattaatttaaataaaatatttttgtattgaaATGATCAATTTGTAACTAATATGGTCATTACTAGTAGTAGTAATGCTTTATCAAGTGCAGTTACTGCTCCTTATTTTAAGGAGTGTGGTAATATATTAGATTGGATTCATTTTTCTTGGAACTGACAATTTTTgtcaaaaaatgttaattttgttaATTTGGTAGATATTAGTTtgtacgaatatatatatataaatatattttattacgaTTATTACTACACATATATGTACGGTGagttttcatttttgaaatttataaatgattatttatataaatataatagaGTTTTTTTATGAGAAGacgaacatataaataaatttagtttttttttcgaTAGATActataatttattacagaataacgttcttgatattttatttagtgttttcgtaataaatataaatatttattctttttccgggttaattaatattttatgcggtttacaaaatttttgtaaaaattttgtgGTTGTTGGTGTGTTGTATATGTTATTAAGTATATATTTAGTGTGATATCACATGTATTTATACGTCTATAAGTATGATGTGTGGACTAGTATCATTAATTTGTTGTATCCTAAAGATTTAGATTATTTATTAAGAAATATAGATTTGAATAAAAAGAGAGGGAATTTTTTTTACAAAGGTATAACATCTACAACTAGTAATAATGATATATGTGAATATCAGAAAACGTTAGATAAGTTAGATATTCTTTCATTAAAAATAGAACGTTTAacgcaaaataatttattttgagtTAAACGTAGGTtaggtaattttttatttaaattaagtaATTTGAATTTCATATCGACGTATAAGGAGAGTATTTATAGGAAATTTTTGGGTGAAGAAGAGTTAATTTTAGATGATGATAATTTTATTACTAAACGTCGAGCTAAAGAGTTGGAAAATTTAGAAAGATACGGTGACCCAACAATTAACGATGAATTTAGAAAATTAGATTTAGATAAATTGATTTATGAACTAAATGGATTAAATCAGGATAATGGTTGTAATCTTAATTTTTCTTGAAAAGAGTTTCAGGAAATGAAATACGAAGATAAGTTGGTTACAGATAATGATATATTTGAATCAGTTTGATGAAATTGAGAAAAAAAGTATAGTGATAATACTTTTCTTGAGGAAGAAAGTATTAACAACAGTGGATATACTGAGTTGAAGAAGAATATTTTGCCTTTCGATAAAGATAACATATATAAGGATATAGTTAATACGTATTATCAATTTTCTCAATTTTCTGGGTTATATGCTTTTTCTGCTTATGTTCAAAATGATCGAATATTTTCGCCTtattctgtatttttttctgtttttaaaattttaaaaaagtcttcaagtttttttttttttaaaccaatatgCAAGAATTATACAGTAAAGGGTATTagtattaataattattttgtttttttttatcccTATTTATTGGAATTATATcagttatataaatatatatatatatatttgttattttttaacGTTTATTTAGtattaaatatatatatgtatatggcgGAAGTATGTAATATAATGTGTATGATTGTAACActtgtatttactttaataatatgtattatatacaaatatattaaagtgtatataaaatataaaatatggaaTATCAATTGgtttcaaaaaaaatatttatttaatttattaatgataataatattctttgtaaaaaatattaattatatagGTAATTTTGATTTCTTTAAAGCTCGTTATttgaacaaaaattcaaaaaatttcgtaagtaaaaaaaataatagtttaacACATTATTTACGTTataattatgaaatattgtctTTAAACcaaaatggtttgatattttcaaatTTATCATATAATACTGTTTTGTATTTCAATAATGTATATTTAAAGAATctgattaataatttttgtttttcaaaagcTTTGGAACATTCTGTTAAAGTACCTTATCTTTTAGAGAAAAAGAGATGTTATAAATATTTAGATACAAGTAGttatagttatttttatttatttaaatattatatatCAGCGTATGATATAGTTTTTAAGACTCAAGTAGTTAGTAatgatattaataaaaataatattgtagattattcaaatatGTTTAAAGTGAATGGTAATTGATATTATAATGTATATACTACTAATAATCGCTGATTTAGTTCGTTTAATTTGAATGAAGAAAATGatataataagtgttttaaaatttaagaaaaacaaagaaacgtTAGCTtttgttattaaagataattgtaaaattacaactatatTCAATGTGAATGTACAAGatttatttaagtatttttatATACCTATAAATAAGAAATTGTTTGCAAAATATAGATCGTCATTGAGTATGAATGAACgtgataatttaaaatttaaaataaatttaattaacgtttattcaaattattcaagtaaaaaataattaaatataagtgtattttatgtaatatgataaatatttttttatgttagagaaatttTATTGCGATAGTGAATGTATTAATACATTAAATGATTATAACGATAATGAATCATGTATTTCAGCTTCTCAATTTCGAGAATTTGAGTTTAACGAGTTAAATCCTAGGTCAACAGTAAAGTCTGTTTATGTGGAAGACGTTTTAGATGATTATGAAAAAATAAGTTTTgatcaaaataaattattattagaagatgatttttataaaaaatatgtatTAAAGGGAACGTACGGTGATAGTAGATATATGACTTATAGCAGTTCTGTGGCAAATCATTTAAGTAAAATAAATAGTGTACCAGGTTATAATAATGTTTTTGATAATTTGTACGGTAGTTTTTCTTTTGGGAAAATATTGATTAGTGCGTTTTTAAAAAAGTCAATACAATTACCTTTTTTTGGTAAACGAAAAATTAAACAGTTGTATACGAAATATCCTCTAAGTAAATATTTATTGGAAAATAGAATTTTATTATCCCGTTATTTTTATATTGCAAATAATTTTGGATTATTTGATAACAACGTATTAGATTTaactaataatttaaaattaaatgaaattatttctaGTAGTGtttgcacaaataaagaaaaagagaagtatGTACCGGGTTATAGTGAATGATATAATACGATATATTGATATCGATTAAATAACAGGATTTTACggaaatataattttataaattttattgatgttgatttgcacagaagtatgtttttagaGAAAAGATTTTTAGTAAATCCATCTATTAATTATATTGGTtggttattaaatttttttaacgtTAAATTTAGTACTTCTAGTAATTTGGGTTTAAAGAAGAACATGAGTAGTTTCAATAGAAGTATTGAGCATGATATAAGttctattttaaatattttaaaggaagaaaaaagtatgaaaaacttatttttaaccttttgtaaaaatagaaaaaattttcatgtatattttttttataaaaagttaaaaCTTGTTTTGGCTTTTTTAACTTTAAAAAAGGTTTCTTACGAGAAAGAATTAAAGGATTTGTATGATGATAATAATACAATCGCTAACACTTCAAAATATGAAAGGTATAAAGGAgttaaattcaataaaaatgattttattgaatttaaggatttattgttACGTAAGAGCGAATTTTTTGAGGAAAAGCTAGAGGAAAGTACGGATAATGGTATTGACAGTGGTATTGATAATGAGATTAATTCTGATATTGATTGATATTATTTATCGGCTGATTTTGTACGTGGGTCGGGATCTCTAGAGAGTCTTTTCGATATTAATATTAAAGCATCCGAATTAAAAAATATTGTGAATATAAATGATTTGGATTGATCaaattctgatgaatttattattaataattattgtaagTCTTGTTCCGAGTTGGAAGAGATGTATTGCGATTTTTTAAAAGAAAGCGATGCAAATATTAATAGTCAATTAGAAGAAGaagacttatttttttatttttgaaaataaaatttaatactgatAACAATGCATTTGTGTAGTGTTACAAAATTGTATTTGAGATGTAGCCAAGGGGTAAGGCATTGGTTTTTGGCACCAacagcgtaggttcgaatcctatcatctcaaatacaattttgtaacactacacaaatgcattgttatcagtattaaattttattttcaaaaataaaaaaataagtcttCTTGATAATATAAATGATAgtatattgtatatatatatatataaagagagatTTAAGTGTAATAGGCACtataaataataaattcagttagatTTGTGTTTTTATGGAAAATTTGGAGTTTTTTGTTTACTATCTTAGGGTATTTATATTGTATGTATTTAGTTTGATAAATATTATCAATATTTTTGATTATGTAAGTTTACATATTGATCATTTGATCTcttatacttatttatttattattgattctttatttttaacaaaaaatttaattgtatttGTTATTAAGTATATTAAGTTATATCATAGTTGATTTGTatttaacgaattttttttttgaatttttttttttgtaacaattaATTATGTAATGattatattattttgttattttaatgtTATTTCTTTGAGTGAGACTATTGTCAGCTTATATACTTATATTGAAACTCAGtacaatgatttttataaaataaagaaaatggaatGGAACATTCTATTGAATGCTAAAGCAG encodes:
- the LOC126332999 gene encoding DNA-directed RNA polymerase subunit beta''-like — encoded protein: MYAVYINIRDLLLRVYFNIELYDEYIINYLQLNNFIATIIIGFLLLVVGILLIYYMGDNNQVNVDILFQFAYILNIELLHVTLSKKVFLVKEDEFVNLLKNIIINYDLLYNYITNEYSIEIKNRHLLFLNLKKILKKFLKREIYYHDNILYKKLILHICNLFNETSIKNNFDYNKNMHNFVAGKCNLMLNRSRTDLFLIDDYYFLFGIDLSSTFFSIKTFIPLNKYCNNNILPVYSNILYIHFIKNKDLIIYNTFEDKMSNYIYNIYNVCDEKNFNSLAILIILLLNNDRIYYEYCSFTNNNKNNRRNVSDKYLYYIINDYYTDTKVFLKSKIFTIISKSSMDNNNIIANISKSGISLLLEQLIELLREDTDLGFLFFTFLYPFADIEYKTISAIEKIKVFKYTYMESWFGEFKSIKVISPWREYMNNSKLPLTMEYNVYYKLYVLYNNSNFFFINYDILHNAFKTFVPNIFNGYYYIFNTINLLEINMNTHSYYCKNTFNIEE